The following proteins are encoded in a genomic region of Plasmodium chabaudi chabaudi strain AS genome assembly, chromosome: 1:
- a CDS encoding sorting assembly machinery 50 kDa subunit, putative, protein MEIDPQQKITDVTINLEGINKIEQSKLEFIFHELKRSKNIEEVFYNIAQCNNKIIRLNIFDGYPVVKLNSLVDTHITIDYIFKERKKNYMIGTNVNNRGEITGDIEISLPYIFKSVNSIELKANISSLYTNNFSIRFVLPYIKYFKDWKFIFETYISAFNNIKCGSYSIKTNSVKTNLVKENHSIAWELNLNKIYHEINKNFIPSDNVLKFPDNHIKHTIKYVYKKDKLNYVHANDYEKDNENDQNGSQYTFYPTDGYYYEIQNEVSLPYCEANFFKNHLNFLYAKNIFKNFYSYIHFSNGIKYNYNKNKQYYLNNFNYTGSIGSSLIFRGFEYNAIGTPEKCFHFNAHNKRYDITYNYLGANFFTNIQLMFKYILNIQNINPMLFFYIQLGRLSDNFYSSFSQLKKDTRLSAGFGLMTYVQKNVALELSFNFPLLHQRTDKTKFFQVGLNFKAAI, encoded by the coding sequence ATGGAGATAGATCctcaacaaaaaataactgATGTAACAATAAATTTGGAAGGGATTAACAAAATTGAACAAAGCAAATTAGAGTTTATATTTCATGAGTTAAAGagaagtaaaaatatagaagaagttttttataatatcgcacaatgtaataataaaataattcgtttaaatatatttgatggTTATCCAGTTGTGAAATTAAATAGCTTAGTAGATACTCATATAACAAtagattatatatttaaagaaagaaaaaaaaattatatgattgGAACGAATGTTAATAATCGTGGTGAAATAACTGGTGATATCGAAATTAGTTTGccatacatttttaaatcagTAAATAGTATTGAGCTTAAAGCAAATATAAGTAGtttatatacaaacaaTTTTTCAATACGCTTTGTATTaccatatataaaatattttaaggattggaaattcatttttgaaacatatatatcagcattcaataatataaaatgtggATCCTATagtataaaaacaaattcaGTTAAAACAAACTTAGTTAAAGAAAACCATTCCATAGCTTGGGAACTTAATCTTAATAAAATCTAtcatgaaataaataaaaattttatccCCTCAGATAATGTTCTTAAGTTTCCAGACAACCATATTAAACATACTatcaaatatgtatataaaaaagataagcTAAATTATGTACATGCAAACGATTATGAAAAAGACAACGAAAATGATCAAAATGGAAGTCAATACACATTTTATCCAACTGATGGGTATTACTATgaaatacaaaatgaaGTATCCTTGCCTTATTGTGAagcaaatttttttaaaaatcatttaaattttttatacgctaaaaatatatttaaaaatttttattcatatatacattttagtaatggaataaaatataattataataaaaataaacaatattatttaaacaatttCAATTATACTGGTAGTATAGGAAGTTCATTAATCTTTCGAGGATTTGAATATAACGCTATTGGGACTCCAGAAAaatgttttcattttaatgCACACAATAAAAGATATGATATTACTTATAACTATTTAGGagctaatttttttacaaatatacaacttatgtttaaatatatattaaatattcaaaatattaatcctatgttatttttttatatacaattagGAAGATTAAgtgataatttttattcatcTTTTAgccaattaaaaaaagatactCGTCTTTCAGCAGGTTTTGGACTTATGACATATgttcaaaaaaatgtggCTCTAGAACTTTCATTCAATTTTCCATTATTACACCAACGTACTGATAAAACAAAGTTTTTCCAAGTTGgcttaaattttaaagcTGCCATATAA
- a CDS encoding proteasome subunit alpha type-2, putative has translation MADGEYNFSLTTFSPTGKLVQIEYALNRVSSSSPALGIRAKNGVIIATEKKSPNELIEENSIYKIQQISDHIGIVYAGMPGDFRVLLKKARKEAIKYSLQYGNEILVKELVKEIASIVQEFTQTGGVRPFGLSLLICGVDAYGYHLYQIDPSGCYFNWMATCIGKDYQNNISFLEKRYNSDIEVEDAIHTAILTLKESYEGVMNEKNIEIGVVCNNNTFKILTPNEIKDYLIEIE, from the exons atggcTGATGGGGAATATAACTTTTCACTAACAACATTTAGTCCAACTGGAAAGCTAGTACAAATTGAATATGCTTTAAATAGAGTATCTAGTAGTTCTCCGGCCTTAG GAATTCGGGCAAAAAACGGAGTGATAATTGCCACGGAGAAAAAAAGTCCCAATGAGCTTATTGAAGAAAACagtatttacaaaattcaACAAATCAGTGATCATATTGGTATAGTATATGCTGGCATGCCAGGTGATTTTCGAGTATTATTGAAAAAGGCAAGAAAAGAAGCTATCAAATATTCTTTACAATAtggaaatgaaatattagtAAAAGAACTTGTAAAAGAAATAGCATCAATTGTTCAAGAGTTTACACAAACAGGAGGTGTCAGACCATTTGGtttatctttattaatttgtgGTGTTGATGCTTATGGATATCACTTATATCAAATTGATCCATCAGGTTGTTATTTTAATTGGATGGCAACATGTATAGGAAAagattatcaaaataatatttcatttttagaaaaaagaTACAATAGTGATATAGAAGTTGAAGATGCTATACATACAGCCATATTAACTCTTAAGGAAAGCTATGAAGGTGTTATGAATGAAAAGAATATTGAAATAGGGGTtgtatgtaataataatacctttaaaatattaacccccaatgaaattaaagattatttaatagaaatagaataa